Part of the Branchiostoma floridae strain S238N-H82 chromosome 11, Bfl_VNyyK, whole genome shotgun sequence genome, AATAAAGGGTTTGACCTTAATCTTGTAAGGAAAAAACACAACTATAATAATTTCATCATAGTAACTTTTCTTAGCGCTTATCTTACGTACCTTGTCGTCAGCTTGCATGGCGAGGAGAATGGATTGGGACTTCCAAGATCCAGCACAGCGAAGACTGGTTTGTGGTCGATGACATCGTTGGGTTCAGCTTTACACTTCTCTGCTCGGGCCCTCTCCCTATCCTGTGCTGTGTAGATACTTTCTGCATCGTACTCTAGGAATAATTGATCGGCATGTAGGATGTTGATCAAGTCCGAGGTGAATATGAAGTAGTCAATTGTTTCCAATCCATATGAAGCGGCGATAGTAAGTCCGGGGTAGCTGTCCAGGTCTTCGCATGCCTTTTCGATACTAAAATTGAAGTCCCCACCAATAACGCAAGCTTTTGGGCCGTTCTTATCTTTCATATACTTAAAGGTAACAAATTTAAGGAGGTCTTGTAATACCAGCTGTTTTTCTGCATCAGTACACTTGTGAGGTCCGTGCCAGGAGATGGCGATGAAGTTGGACACATTTGGAGTCTTCTCCAGTGCTAGATTGCCGTCAGCTGTATGGCAGTCCAGAAGTGTGACTTCACAAATACAGAGTCGCCCACGATGTTGCATTAGCTTTGGGTACTTGTCTCCAATCAACATGTACGAGTCTAAGCGTTTCACTCCAAACAGATCACTATTCCAGATGACTCCGGCTTCATTCTTAACTCCTGTGTAGCAAAACTTCTCCTCGAGCTCGGCGTTTAGCTGAAGGTGCTTTAGAGGATTATCCCACGGACACTCTTGTACAAGTATGATTGAGTTGTACGTCTGTTTATGGAGTTGACTAAGAAGAAGTTTACGCAACTTTGCATTCCCTGCACCCTTGGACCCCTTTTCGTTTCCCTTGAAGTTGACGGAAGCGATACCATATCTGTAGGGATGCCGTCCGTAGTCGGTGATGGAATGTATCATCAAAGTCTCGTTCAGGCTGTCGACATCATCCTCGCTGCTCTTGGTCTGTCTGCCTTGTGAGACAGCCGCTAATGCTTCGTGGGAGATGCGGTCTGCCTGGTAGACTGGATGTGTTTGCAGAGCCATCTTCGTACTGGTTTgataaagaactttattgtacgacaattgtacatgatacaatgtatggcaagaactactacacaaagtacaaaatagaggtatagaataaagcttaacaacctaattaacataacaatacgggctaacataattctttgatatagtcttacaatgaagtaggctaatcattagttacggtattctttctaatagatATACTGTGACGCCGGGGAATGCTCCAACGGGGAATGCCCCATGACGACGGGGACTGCTCCAACGGGGAATGCCCTATTACGATTGGGAATGCTCCAACGGGGAATGCCCTACGACGATGGGGAATGTTCCAACGGGGAATGCCCTATTACGATTGGGAATGCTCCAACGTGGAATGCCCCATGACGACGGGGAATGCTCCAACGGGGAATGCCCTATTACGATTGGGAATGCTCCAACGGGGAATGCCCTACGACGATGGGGAATGTTCCAACGGGGAATGCTCCAACGGGGAATGCCCTACGACGATGGGGAATGTTCCAACGGGGAATGCCCCATGACGATGGGGAAAATACCAGACGACGGGGAATTCCCATGACGATGGGGAAAATACCAAACGACGGGGAATTCCCATGACGACGGGAATGATCCATGACAATGGGGAAAGCTCCAGACTGGGTCCGACGAGGTTTAATATGGGGTGGGGTCTTTAATCAACTGGTATGGATAGCGTCCTATTAAACAGAATGTATTTTAACCTTATTATTTTGCAAGCGCATCACCCCCGTTGATAATGACGCAATTTTCCAGCGCAAATCACACAAGATACTGGACAATCCCGGACTAGACTCCTTCATCAACGAAAATGTAAAGACAAATAATGGAACATGCATAAAACTATAAAATTTGGGGTATGTTCATTGCTTAGATTCATTCCACTTAGGCAAAGACGTGTGTGAGAGGTTGTTTTTTAATTATTatggatcatcatgttttttggagATATTGCGCGGGAAACACGGTAACCTGACATATGTCAATGAATATCCCCCTTTGCGCCTTTTTGCGGGCTTTTGCGTAATTTGCTGGGGGAGGGGTATATTCGCGATTTTTTTTATTGCGGACAAGTTTTATGCCGGGAAGGGTCTTAATATGTCGGAGAGGGCATATGCCTGAGAGGTCTTGTGTCCGCCCGCAAAAGTCCTGTGGGCAGATGTCCTACCCACTTTCATACCAAAATTCCGACCAAGtgtgtaaggggttcctcctacccgtCACTCGTGTAAAGCGGGTGCACGCGTCATGCCCGAACGTGACGGTGTCTCGAAGACCTGcgactagccgaagctaggcactcattttcacctgagtaaagtcgtgtaaagtggcttcccaagggcaaaagatcggtgacatggcaggactCGCACCCGAAACCagttgggcctgagcccaacgcgctATCGCTACGTACATAGTCTATACAATCTACAAGCTATAGAGATACCAACTAAAATGTACACATACCTGGCTCCAAGGTCTCCAGCTAGACTGATTATTTCCAATCCAATCTCTAAGATAACCTCAGGTGAGCAATAGCTATCCAATCAGGTGATAATGGCTACTCTCACTAACCAATCTGGGCCTACCTAGGAAGATAATTTATGTAAGCCCTGCCTCCGAGGGCACTGAGATCTAGTATTGCATCACGTTGCAACATAAAAGTTACACCTATTGTTGACACGGCGGCGATGATAACAAATGACAGGAAGACGGGCACGGATTCGATGACTTCGAAGCTTTGTATTGCTTGTATGATTCATGAAAGCAAGAGATGACCTTTTACCTGACGCTTTTCAAACGATTGTGGGAGTGGGGTGCTGTTTTTGCGTTTGAAACTTGAGTTTCATTCACACCGGTATACATCACTATGCAAATgatttattttatcttgctattttgagacaaaaaaatgtgtatttggGGGTCCTACTCCTATGAATTCGTATTTGAAACAGTATAACCTGAAATTTGGATTTAACATGCTTTGGACACATACCCACAggatttcttttacatttatgACATAtatcacatctgcttgaaaaatGATTAGTATGAAAATCAATAGGTATGATGGGGAATGCTCCAACGGGGAATGACGACGAGGAATGCCCCAACGGGGAATACCAATGACAATGGGGAATGCCCCAACGGGGAATGCCCAATAACGACATGTTACAATGGATATCGGAGTAGGAGTTACTTGTCCtaaggagtgaactgaccgagTCGAACTCCTACTAGACTCCTTCATCAACGAAAACTTAAAGACAAATAATGCAACATACATAAAACTATACGATTTGAGGTATGTACATTGCTTAATTTTATTCCACTTTGGCGAAGACGTGTGCGGGAGGTTGTTTATCTATCACTATGTTTTTTGGAGATATTGCGCGGGAAACACGGTAACCAGACACATGTCAATGAATAGCCTCCTTCGCGCCTTTTTGCGGGCGTTTGCGTAATTTTGGGGGGCATATTCTCGATTTTTTAATTTCATGTGGTTTGCCTCGCATCTGGTCTCACTTGTTGTGCTTGCATCTTGTCTTACAGTTGGCACATGGCTGGAAGCCTCCTTTGTAGCAGCAGCAGCTGGGCGCAACGTGCCCGGCAAGCTCGGGGTAAGATTTATCGGATCTATAAATccactttattgtacatttatgctcaaacaagctaagttcAGGTCATAGCAATAAGGCACAATTTCATCTACAAAGACTAATATGTGCTGGTATGTACAGcttcaacttcttctcacttcttaagacagttgtaaacataTGGGAAGAGGTAATCAATAATACAGGATTTATCAAGTTGCATAAGGACTATGCATTTTTCCTTACTATTTATATAGCGAAAATTAGGGAATATGCCAGGCATGCAATCGAAGAAGATAATGAGACTGTCTTACCTGTCACGGACACAGCGACGATGACAATGACTGGAACGCGGGTTTTAACTTTGGTTTCATTCTCAATTTGGTTTCGATGACCTCAGAGCTTTGTGTTGCTAAAGTTGCCTTCGGGCACAAAGTAATGCTCATCGTACTTGAACGAGCTGTagttattttgtgcacggaaaCTGTGACAAATGGTAGAAGAATGCGTCAGTTTGTTGGGATTGTATGGCTCTACCTTTTCCCATATCAGTAAAGATTTTTAGGATCGGTGGAACATTGCCAGTGGAACATACATATCTTCATCGCTATCTCCCGGCACAGACCACACCGTGGGTGTACTGATGGTGGTATTACAGGAACGCCTTAAGAAACTGACCTAGCAGGGGCAATCAGGTGCAGGTTTCATCTGGTTGGTGAATCACTACGTAAAATTAATAAGTGTGTTTATTCACAAGGTGATTCACAGGTGAATAGAAAGTGAAAGTGGGGAAAGAGATTATTCACAACTCAAGTATGGAAACTCTTTAAATATTTCCATTTTATTATTTCACTTGGGTAGAAGTAATACATGTCATTCATTGACCATAGAATAGAAAGTCTATGACAAATCTTAGCTAATGACTCCCTATCTGCTTTATTTACACTGGGTAAGACTGAGTGAGGGCATTATTTAGtttttcagcatttttttttcaaacatgaaaCGCTTAAGAGAGTAAGGGTGCACACTCACTGCACTTACGTCAAGTTTGTATCACTGCAGGGTTCAAAAgatattcaacgaatttcagagataacgaACAAATTTTCccactttttgtgtattttcttgtcttctaagtcatacttatacatattacgcaatatcaaGATTctaaaaaatcagagaaaataacaaagcagtgacgcagtgaacgaaccccgcagttacGCAAggttgacacaagtgcagtgagagtgcaccttaacagTGTCAATGATTCCATTATTACCACACATGTAGTGACTTTTTACATCAATAACTTGCTCAGAAAAGCAACTGATTCTATTAACTGCCATTGTGATGCTGTTGGTGGCATGACGGTTGCCTTCTATCACAATTGGATGTAGAAAAAGTCAATGTGTAGCTTTTTCATACACAAACTAGACAGCTACTCATACTTAATACAAAACATCACCAGCAACATACATCTCATTAAAAATTGACTGTATGGACTATAAGGGCATACATGTCATAATCAAAAGCTTACattaaaaaatatttcataacgacgcatacattgtatatagaagAAGTCAAGTTTATTATATTTACATCATCAAAAATTCACTCCAAGATCCAAGGTTTTAAGGAGTTTGGAGCAAAGTGAGACCATGGAGCGACGGTGATTTGAAGGCCTAAACAGGAAAGTTCCATAAGCTTCTTAAAAACACCAAACATTAGATAAGTTTCTGTGAACCCTATATTTTGGTGCTTACCTCCAGTTTAGTTtccaaattgaaaacaaatacaATCATGTCAACAAAGACTTGTACTTAAGAAAAGAATCCTGGCTTTGATAACAGTTCAATATATAGAAGGTATATCTTGTATCATAATCCATAGGGTGGAACAAGCATACCACTGAGAATAGGAAAAGTTGAAAGCATGTTTTCTGGAGGGGTACATC contains:
- the LOC118426395 gene encoding uncharacterized protein LOC118426395; translated protein: MALQTHPVYQADRISHEALAAVSQGRQTKSSEDDVDSLNETLMIHSITDYGRHPYRYGIASVNFKGNEKGSKGAGNAKLRKLLLSQLHKQTYNSIILVQECPWDNPLKHLQLNAELEEKFCYTGVKNEAGVIWNSDLFGVKRLDSYMLIGDKYPKLMQHRGRLCICEVTLLDCHTADGNLALEKTPNVSNFIAISWHGPHKCTDAEKQLVLQDLLKFVTFKYMKDKNGPKACVIGGDFNFSIEKACEDLDSYPGLTIAASYGLETIDYFIFTSDLINILHADQLFLEYDAESIYTAQDRERARAEKCKAEPNDVIDHKPVFAVLDLGSPNPFSSPCKLTTRPKVETVTKDGESVMLENGSLDEGMLQQQSNVASNADTDTVDEKEKETQDKSSESEMVEQAGAGNDMSFHPLVRDIIEEKDMESPNVKQKITELKTKFQKCRALVEGISGIDCSEEEQKQQIEQLKQQVTTKTDLLKKYKNLCAFDCLNHDN